One window of Leptotrichia sp. oral taxon 498 genomic DNA carries:
- the rsmI gene encoding 16S rRNA (cytidine(1402)-2'-O)-methyltransferase — MFYVVGTPIGNLEDLTFRAKKVLEEVDYIFAEDTRVTKRLLSHYEIEKTVYQYHEHNKLHQIQNVINLLKDNKNIALVTDAGTPCISDPGFELVNEILKNDLKVVGIPGASSIVTGASISGLDMRRMAYEGFLPKKKGRQTLFNKLKDEERTIVILESPNRILKTLKDVREYLGERYVVITRELTKIYEEITRGNVSQIIEKLEKKPIKGEIVLFIRAINDDGIYFKNKEK; from the coding sequence ATGTTTTATGTTGTTGGTACACCAATTGGAAATTTAGAAGATTTGACTTTTCGAGCTAAAAAAGTGTTAGAAGAAGTCGATTATATCTTTGCTGAAGATACGAGAGTTACAAAAAGACTGCTTTCACATTATGAAATAGAAAAAACGGTGTACCAATATCATGAACACAATAAGTTACACCAAATTCAAAATGTAATAAATTTATTAAAAGACAATAAAAATATTGCATTAGTTACTGATGCTGGAACTCCTTGCATTTCAGACCCTGGTTTTGAGTTAGTAAATGAAATTTTAAAAAATGACTTAAAAGTTGTGGGAATTCCAGGAGCTTCTTCAATTGTGACAGGAGCAAGTATTTCAGGCCTTGATATGAGAAGAATGGCTTATGAAGGATTTTTGCCGAAAAAAAAAGGGAGACAGACGCTTTTTAACAAATTAAAAGATGAAGAGCGGACAATTGTCATTTTAGAATCACCAAATAGGATTTTAAAGACATTAAAAGATGTTAGAGAATATTTAGGTGAAAGATATGTTGTCATAACAAGAGAACTTACAAAAATTTATGAAGAAATTACCAGAGGAAATGTTTCACAAATTATTGAAAAATTAGAAAAAAAGCCAATAAAAGGTGAAATCGTCTTGTTTATTCGAGCGATTAACGATGACGGAATTTATTTTAAAAATAAAGAGAAATAA
- a CDS encoding S41 family peptidase, whose product MKKNKILKVIFGVALVSLPLAAATAIKTGQIDRSNDASIAKDQTELNRIVDVINIVEKRFVGKEATPSKKDLYEGAVAGIIGKLNDPYSEYLSSDDLKDFSEDMDGEYVGVGMTISKKKGEALEVLDPFIGSPAEKVGIKPKDKITKVDGKDILPLTANETVKLLKGKENSKVEVEVTRAGKKEPFKVTMTRSKIKLEMVESKMLDNKIGYVSLIRFGNNVGHEVEKAIKNLQSQGMKGLIFDLRSNPGGSLTEAQDITSLFVKENLIVYLKDKNGSQKNYNRTLNYLGDFPLIVLTNKNSASASEIVTGALKDYKRATIIGDKTFGKGIVQQVIPLPATNDAIKLTIAQYFTPKGNYIHEKGIEPDIKIDMEELLTLKGYTNESEQAKKNREKEIEEIIKKDKGDAEAKKIISAGDVQLKRAIEEMNKKIKK is encoded by the coding sequence ATGAAAAAAAATAAAATATTGAAAGTAATTTTTGGAGTGGCACTTGTAAGTTTACCATTAGCTGCTGCCACTGCGATTAAAACTGGTCAGATAGACAGATCAAATGATGCAAGCATCGCAAAAGACCAGACAGAGCTAAATAGAATTGTAGATGTCATAAACATCGTCGAAAAAAGATTCGTCGGAAAAGAAGCTACACCTAGCAAAAAAGACCTTTACGAAGGCGCAGTTGCTGGAATTATCGGAAAATTAAACGATCCTTATTCTGAATATTTGTCATCTGATGACTTAAAAGATTTTTCTGAAGATATGGATGGAGAATATGTTGGGGTTGGAATGACCATCAGCAAGAAAAAAGGAGAAGCACTAGAAGTTTTGGATCCATTTATCGGAAGTCCAGCTGAAAAAGTTGGAATAAAACCAAAAGATAAAATTACAAAAGTTGACGGAAAAGATATTTTGCCACTGACTGCAAATGAAACAGTGAAATTACTAAAAGGAAAAGAAAATTCAAAAGTCGAAGTTGAAGTGACAAGAGCTGGAAAAAAAGAGCCATTTAAAGTTACTATGACAAGATCTAAAATCAAACTTGAAATGGTTGAGAGTAAAATGCTTGACAACAAAATCGGTTATGTAAGTTTAATTAGATTTGGAAACAATGTTGGACACGAAGTTGAAAAAGCTATCAAAAACTTACAAAGTCAAGGAATGAAAGGTTTAATTTTTGACTTGAGATCTAATCCAGGTGGAAGTTTAACTGAAGCTCAAGATATTACTTCACTTTTTGTAAAAGAAAACTTAATTGTATACCTAAAAGATAAAAATGGTTCTCAAAAGAATTACAACAGAACACTAAACTATTTAGGAGATTTTCCACTAATTGTACTTACAAATAAAAATAGTGCTTCTGCTTCAGAAATTGTTACAGGTGCATTAAAAGATTATAAACGAGCTACAATTATCGGAGATAAAACTTTTGGAAAAGGAATCGTACAGCAGGTTATACCGCTTCCAGCAACAAACGATGCAATTAAACTTACTATTGCTCAATATTTTACACCAAAAGGAAATTACATTCACGAAAAAGGAATTGAACCTGATATAAAAATTGATATGGAAGAATTGCTTACACTAAAAGGTTACACAAACGAAAGTGAACAGGCGAAAAAAAATCGTGAAAAAGAAATCGAAGAAATAATTAAAAAAGACAAAGGTGACGCTGAAGCTAAAAAAATAATTTCAGCTGGAGATGTTCAATTAAAAAGAGCAATTGAAGAAATGAATAAAAAAATTAAAAAATAG
- a CDS encoding TlyA family RNA methyltransferase → MKKRLDLLLVEKKFFETREKAKREIMAGNVIVNEQAVTKAGMMFKDTDELNIRIKDKLKYVSRGGLKLEKAIKIWNLDFKDKLVLDIGASTGGFTDCSLQNGAKLVFSVDVGKNQLDWKLRNNEKVVSMEEMHIKDLKESDLKGEKVDFIVIDVSFISLTKVIPYFKKFLKEDGKIIMLIKPQFEVGREKIGKNGVVENEEYHDEAIKKIISFSKECGYTLVGVEDSPIKGTKGNKEFLIYLKNCKKTN, encoded by the coding sequence ATGAAAAAAAGACTGGATTTATTGCTTGTGGAAAAAAAATTTTTTGAGACAAGAGAAAAAGCCAAAAGAGAAATTATGGCAGGAAATGTCATTGTCAATGAACAGGCTGTGACAAAAGCTGGAATGATGTTTAAAGATACCGACGAGCTAAATATAAGAATTAAAGACAAACTAAAATATGTCAGCCGTGGTGGATTAAAATTAGAAAAAGCCATAAAAATATGGAATTTGGATTTTAAGGACAAACTTGTTCTGGACATCGGGGCTTCAACTGGCGGATTTACCGACTGCTCCTTACAAAATGGTGCAAAACTTGTATTTAGCGTGGATGTTGGAAAGAATCAGCTGGACTGGAAATTAAGAAATAATGAAAAAGTTGTCTCAATGGAAGAGATGCACATAAAAGATTTGAAGGAAAGTGATTTAAAAGGCGAGAAAGTCGATTTTATTGTAATTGATGTGTCATTTATTTCGCTAACAAAAGTCATACCGTATTTTAAAAAATTTCTCAAAGAAGATGGAAAAATTATTATGCTTATAAAACCGCAATTTGAAGTTGGAAGAGAGAAAATTGGAAAAAATGGTGTTGTGGAAAATGAAGAATATCACGATGAAGCAATAAAAAAAATAATTTCTTTTTCTAAAGAATGTGGGTATACATTGGTTGGAGTCGAAGATTCTCCAATAAAAGGGACAAAAGGAAATAAAGAATTTTTGATTTATTTAAAAAACTGTAAAAAAACTAACTAG
- the glmU gene encoding bifunctional UDP-N-acetylglucosamine diphosphorylase/glucosamine-1-phosphate N-acetyltransferase GlmU, whose translation MLSVILAAGKGTRMKSSIPKVLHKVNGKPMLKLVTEVIENVGITKNIFILGHKKEVVLEEMKNIEYVTQEEQLGTGHAILIAKDKIEKYKEDILITCGDTPLLKEETLKNLKKAFEEKKLDCIVLSCKVKNPFGYGRIIKENGKITNIVEEKEATNEEKLIDEINTGVYIFKYESLIYAIQKIDNNNSKGEYYLTDAIKILTSENYNVDSFTIDDESEILGVNSKVQLAQANEILKMRKNIELMDSGVILIDPKTTYIEQEVQIGEDTVIYPNVVIQGNTKIGKNCEILSNTRIKNSSIGDNVRIESSVIESAVVEKSATIGPFAHLRPKAYLKETVHVGNFVEIKNATLEKGVKSGHLTYIGDAQVGEDTNIGAGTITCNYDGKNKHKTIIGSGSFIGSNSIIVAPVTMGNEVFTAAGSVITKDIPNKMLAFGRARQVNKEKK comes from the coding sequence ATGTTATCGGTTATTTTGGCAGCTGGAAAAGGGACACGGATGAAATCTTCAATTCCGAAAGTTTTACACAAAGTAAACGGGAAGCCAATGTTAAAATTGGTTACTGAAGTGATTGAAAATGTAGGAATTACAAAAAATATCTTTATTTTGGGACACAAAAAAGAAGTTGTACTTGAAGAAATGAAAAATATAGAATATGTAACCCAAGAAGAACAGCTTGGAACAGGTCATGCAATTTTAATAGCAAAAGATAAAATTGAAAAATACAAGGAAGATATTTTAATAACTTGTGGTGATACACCACTGTTAAAAGAAGAAACACTAAAAAATTTGAAAAAGGCGTTTGAAGAAAAAAAATTGGACTGTATCGTTCTTTCATGCAAAGTGAAAAATCCATTTGGATACGGAAGAATTATTAAAGAAAATGGAAAGATTACGAATATTGTGGAAGAAAAAGAAGCTACAAATGAAGAAAAATTAATAGATGAAATAAATACAGGAGTCTATATTTTCAAATATGAAAGTTTAATTTATGCAATTCAAAAAATTGATAATAATAATTCAAAAGGTGAATATTATTTGACAGATGCTATAAAAATCTTGACAAGTGAAAACTATAATGTGGATAGTTTTACAATTGATGACGAAAGTGAAATTTTAGGAGTAAATTCAAAAGTTCAACTTGCACAGGCAAATGAAATTTTAAAAATGAGAAAAAATATTGAGCTGATGGATAGCGGAGTAATTTTAATTGATCCAAAAACAACATATATTGAGCAGGAAGTACAAATAGGTGAAGATACTGTAATTTATCCGAACGTTGTAATTCAAGGAAATACAAAAATTGGAAAAAATTGTGAAATTTTGTCAAATACAAGAATTAAAAACTCTTCAATTGGAGATAATGTGAGAATAGAAAGTTCAGTTATCGAAAGCGCAGTAGTTGAAAAAAGTGCAACAATTGGTCCTTTTGCACATCTAAGACCAAAAGCGTACTTAAAAGAAACAGTTCATGTCGGAAATTTTGTAGAAATTAAAAATGCGACACTTGAAAAAGGAGTAAAATCTGGACATTTAACTTATATCGGAGATGCACAAGTCGGAGAAGATACAAATATTGGCGCAGGAACAATAACTTGCAATTATGATGGAAAAAATAAACATAAGACAATTATTGGAAGTGGTTCATTTATTGGAAGTAATTCGATAATTGTAGCACCTGTTACAATGGGAAATGAGGTATTCACAGCGGCAGGTTCGGTAATTACAAAAGATATTCCAAATAAAATGTTGGCATTTGGAAGAGCAAGACAAGTAAATAAAGAAAAAAAATAA
- a CDS encoding ribose-phosphate diphosphokinase: protein MMSLSAKDKEKMRIFAGSSSKKLAEKIANYLDMKLSSVQIVKFADGETFVKSDESVRGCKVFIVQSTSKPVNESLMELLIFIDALKRASAREIIAVMPYYGYARQDRKASPREPITSKLVANLLTVAGATRVITMDLHARQIQGFFDIPVDHMEALPILAKHFIKYGFSPEDTVVVSPDVGGVKRARGLANWLHTPLAIIDKRRAKANVSEVMNIIGDVKGKKAILIDDMIDTAGTICNAAQALIDKGATEVYGCATHAVFSGPAVERLKESAFTEVVITDSIELPEDKKFKKLRILTTSKMFAETIKRIATSKAISDLFEMPVESVEKK from the coding sequence ATGATGTCATTATCAGCAAAAGACAAAGAAAAAATGAGAATATTTGCAGGTTCTTCGAGTAAAAAACTGGCTGAAAAAATAGCAAATTATTTGGATATGAAGTTATCTTCAGTTCAAATCGTAAAATTTGCGGATGGAGAAACCTTTGTAAAATCAGATGAAAGTGTGAGAGGCTGTAAAGTGTTCATTGTACAGTCGACTTCTAAACCAGTAAATGAAAGCTTGATGGAACTTCTGATATTTATTGATGCGCTAAAAAGAGCTTCAGCTAGAGAAATTATAGCAGTTATGCCTTATTATGGATATGCTAGACAAGATAGAAAAGCAAGTCCAAGAGAGCCAATTACATCAAAATTAGTGGCAAATCTACTTACAGTTGCAGGAGCGACAAGAGTTATCACAATGGATTTACATGCAAGACAAATTCAAGGATTTTTTGACATTCCAGTTGACCATATGGAAGCACTTCCAATTTTGGCAAAACATTTTATAAAGTACGGATTTAGTCCAGAGGATACAGTTGTAGTTTCACCTGATGTGGGAGGAGTGAAAAGGGCGAGAGGTCTTGCAAACTGGCTGCACACGCCGCTTGCAATAATTGACAAAAGAAGAGCAAAAGCAAATGTCTCAGAAGTTATGAACATAATTGGAGATGTAAAAGGTAAAAAAGCGATTTTAATTGATGATATGATTGATACGGCTGGAACAATTTGTAATGCGGCTCAAGCCTTGATAGATAAAGGAGCGACAGAAGTTTATGGGTGTGCGACACACGCGGTATTTTCAGGACCTGCAGTTGAAAGATTGAAAGAGTCAGCATTTACAGAAGTTGTAATAACAGATAGTATCGAACTTCCTGAAGATAAGAAATTTAAAAAGTTAAGAATACTTACAACAAGTAAAATGTTTGCAGAAACAATAAAAAGAATAGCAACAAGTAAAGCAATCAGTGATTTATTTGAAATGCCAGTGGAATCTGTGGAAAAAAAATAG
- a CDS encoding L-threonylcarbamoyladenylate synthase: protein MEKIKKNKKSIIQENIIKVIKSGGVVVFPTDTVYGIGALPQKEPVAKIYKIKKRDFSKKIIALISDKKILKDLVQESCENMLKIDRILEKYWPGELTVIFRANKNFTHKFDAQMETIGIRIPKNKLALELIEKVGGILLTTSANVSGKNAVSRISDLDLKIQRKSDAVVFDEKNENLTGKPSTIVKYEDGKLTLLRQGNILFEEIEKNFDC, encoded by the coding sequence ATGGAAAAAATAAAAAAAAATAAAAAAAGCATAATACAGGAAAATATTATAAAAGTTATAAAAAGTGGAGGTGTTGTCGTATTTCCAACGGACACAGTCTATGGAATCGGTGCGCTTCCGCAAAAAGAACCTGTTGCAAAAATTTATAAAATTAAAAAAAGAGATTTTAGTAAAAAAATAATTGCACTAATAAGTGACAAAAAAATATTAAAAGATTTGGTGCAGGAGTCTTGTGAAAATATGTTAAAAATAGATAGAATATTGGAAAAATATTGGCCAGGAGAACTGACGGTTATTTTTCGTGCAAATAAAAATTTTACACATAAATTTGATGCACAAATGGAAACTATTGGCATAAGAATTCCTAAAAATAAACTGGCTTTGGAATTAATTGAAAAAGTTGGAGGAATTTTACTTACAACAAGTGCAAATGTTTCTGGGAAAAATGCGGTTTCTCGAATTTCAGATTTAGATTTAAAAATACAAAGAAAATCAGATGCGGTAGTTTTTGATGAAAAAAATGAAAATTTGACAGGAAAGCCGTCGACAATTGTAAAATATGAAGATGGGAAATTGACTTTGCTTAGGCAAGGAAATATTTTATTTGAAGAAATAGAAAAAAATTTTGACTGTTAA
- a CDS encoding viral A-type inclusion protein has product MAKVMNPNSVSNMDLINQKAQFKMQQLVQKIGKGKRRVTVTFSKMSRGYVAKMIEEMKKAMAQYERQLPNLFSFFNYLEKEVKITKENKKEKTKDVKFSYEEIDFFKLQLNETIKGIDTQVATLKWYNLIKKGLFKTLKKQTETVLEEVKNGKAVKKK; this is encoded by the coding sequence ATGGCAAAAGTGATGAATCCTAATTCTGTGAGCAACATGGATTTGATTAATCAAAAAGCACAATTTAAAATGCAGCAATTAGTTCAAAAAATTGGAAAAGGGAAAAGAAGAGTGACAGTAACTTTTTCAAAAATGTCGAGAGGTTATGTCGCAAAAATGATTGAAGAAATGAAAAAGGCGATGGCACAATATGAAAGACAGCTGCCAAATCTTTTTAGTTTTTTTAATTATTTGGAAAAAGAAGTAAAAATTACAAAAGAAAATAAAAAAGAAAAGACAAAAGATGTAAAATTTTCTTATGAGGAAATAGATTTTTTTAAGTTGCAGTTAAATGAAACAATAAAAGGAATTGACACACAAGTTGCAACGTTAAAATGGTACAATTTAATAAAAAAAGGATTATTTAAGACACTGAAAAAACAGACTGAAACTGTTTTGGAAGAAGTTAAAAACGGAAAAGCAGTTAAGAAGAAATAA